One Pseudonocardia sediminis DNA window includes the following coding sequences:
- a CDS encoding pilus assembly protein, which produces MEAAVLTVVIGLLIALAIAGGRLVSAESAVAHAARSAARVASLQRDPASATAEARRAAELGLSEQGLHCTQTDVEVNAAGFSAPLGTPSSAEATVRCSVDWSDLGVPGTGTRTVVSSFSSPIDRWRERS; this is translated from the coding sequence GTGGAGGCGGCCGTCCTGACCGTCGTGATCGGGCTGCTCATCGCGTTGGCCATCGCCGGTGGGCGGCTCGTGTCGGCGGAGTCCGCGGTGGCTCACGCGGCGCGTTCTGCCGCGCGGGTCGCCTCGCTGCAGCGTGACCCCGCATCGGCCACCGCGGAAGCACGCCGAGCCGCCGAACTCGGGCTGTCCGAGCAGGGACTCCACTGCACGCAGACGGACGTCGAGGTGAACGCCGCAGGCTTCTCTGCACCGCTCGGAACCCCGTCGTCCGCCGAGGCGACGGTGCGGTGCTCGGTCGACTGGTCGGACCTCGGAGTCCCGGGAACCGGCACGCGGACCGTCGTGTCCAGCTTCAGCAGCCCCATCGACCGTTGGCGGGAGCGTTCATGA